A single Brachybacterium sillae DNA region contains:
- a CDS encoding L-lactate permease translates to MHTFTPTPDAAGSVALSAALGALPLLTFFATLLGLRLKAWQSGLAALVVALLVAVLGFHMPAHLAALAAAQGATFGLFPIVWIVVMALWFYQVTVLSGRFDDMRAIFDSLGGGDIRIQAVLIAFCFGGLLEALAGFGAPVAITATMVLGLGVPPLRAATAVLLANTAPVAFGAVGTPITTAGTLTGIPATHIGAIVGHQAPFVAVFVPFLLVFIIDGLRGVRQTWPALIVIGTSFAVAIWLASTHFSYELTDVVASLVSLAAAVLLLRFWRPRGAEETRQRLDAPARSAAQDLTPGRIFMAVLPYIVVVAVFALAKLAPPITAALNSVTAKIPWPGLDGHLVDASGAPLASTVYKFEWLASPGTLLLIAGLIMAVVYSRFDHGGRFPLSVGNAIAEIGRCFARMRWSALTIVIVLSLAYVMNFSGQTVAMGTWVAGLGTAFVFLSPVLGWLGTAVTGSDTSANALFSTLQQTAATNIGADPALLVAANTSGGVVGKMISPQSLAIAATAVGMEGRESEILRRVVVWSLVLLLAVCTLVYLQSNLLAWMLPAAG, encoded by the coding sequence GTGCACACCTTCACCCCCACCCCCGATGCCGCCGGCAGCGTCGCGCTCTCCGCCGCGCTCGGCGCCCTGCCCCTGCTGACGTTCTTCGCCACACTCCTCGGTCTGCGCCTCAAGGCCTGGCAGTCGGGGCTCGCCGCGCTCGTGGTGGCCCTGCTCGTGGCCGTGCTGGGCTTCCACATGCCGGCCCACCTGGCGGCGCTGGCCGCCGCCCAGGGAGCGACCTTCGGCCTGTTCCCGATCGTCTGGATCGTCGTGATGGCGCTGTGGTTCTACCAGGTCACCGTGCTCTCCGGGCGATTCGACGACATGCGCGCGATCTTCGACTCGCTCGGCGGCGGAGACATCCGCATCCAGGCCGTGCTCATCGCGTTCTGCTTCGGCGGCCTGCTCGAGGCCCTCGCTGGCTTCGGCGCCCCCGTGGCCATCACGGCCACCATGGTGCTCGGCCTGGGTGTGCCCCCGCTGCGGGCGGCCACCGCCGTGCTGCTGGCGAACACCGCGCCCGTAGCCTTCGGCGCCGTGGGCACCCCCATCACCACCGCGGGCACGCTCACCGGCATCCCCGCCACGCACATCGGTGCGATCGTCGGCCACCAGGCCCCGTTCGTGGCCGTGTTCGTGCCGTTCCTGCTCGTGTTCATCATCGACGGGCTGCGCGGCGTGCGGCAGACGTGGCCGGCGCTGATCGTGATCGGCACGAGCTTCGCCGTCGCCATCTGGCTGGCCTCGACCCACTTCTCCTACGAGCTCACCGACGTCGTGGCCTCCCTGGTCTCCCTCGCCGCCGCCGTCCTGCTGCTGCGCTTCTGGCGGCCGCGCGGCGCCGAGGAGACCCGCCAGCGCCTCGATGCCCCCGCCCGCTCGGCGGCGCAGGACCTCACCCCCGGCCGGATCTTCATGGCCGTGCTGCCTTACATCGTGGTCGTGGCCGTGTTCGCCCTGGCCAAGCTGGCCCCCCCGATCACCGCGGCCCTGAACTCCGTCACCGCGAAGATCCCGTGGCCCGGGCTCGACGGGCACCTCGTCGACGCCTCCGGCGCGCCCCTGGCGAGCACCGTGTACAAGTTCGAGTGGCTGGCCTCCCCCGGCACGCTGCTGCTGATCGCCGGCCTGATCATGGCCGTGGTCTACTCCCGGTTCGACCACGGCGGCCGGTTCCCGCTCTCGGTGGGGAACGCGATCGCCGAGATCGGCCGCTGCTTCGCTCGCATGCGCTGGTCCGCCCTGACGATCGTGATCGTGCTCTCGCTGGCCTACGTCATGAACTTCTCGGGCCAGACGGTCGCCATGGGCACGTGGGTGGCCGGCCTGGGCACGGCCTTCGTGTTCCTGTCCCCCGTGCTCGGCTGGCTCGGCACCGCCGTGACCGGCTCGGACACCTCCGCTAACGCGCTGTTCTCCACCCTGCAGCAGACCGCCGCCACGAACATCGGCGCCGATCCGGCCCTGCTGGTGGCCGCCAACACCTCCGGCGGCGTCGTGGGCAAGATGATCTCCCCGCAGTCCCTGGCGATCGCCGCGACGGCGGTCGGCATGGAGGGCCGGGAGTCCGAGATCCTGCGCCGCGTGGTGGTGTGGTCGCTCGTGCTCCTGCTGGCGGTGTGCACGCTCGTGTACTTGCAGTCCAACCTGCTGGCGTGGATGCTGCCGGCGGCGGGCTGA